The Parashewanella spongiae genome has a window encoding:
- a CDS encoding AAA family ATPase: MSLNRFQTLRKYLNMVILGQPVLTENLMTALVADGHLLVEGPPGLAKTRAVKALCDGIQGNFQRIQFTPDLLPADLTGTDIYRSQTGEFEFEKGPIFHNLILADEINRSPAKVQSALLEAMAEGQVTVGKQSYPLSKLFLVMATQNPLENEGTYPLPEAQLDRFLMHLNLDYPSAETEFQILRQSRKEAQTHKQLKMEPISQEDIFAARDASLQLYLAEPLEKYIVDIVMATRQPQQYSDELASWLEYGVSPRATISLERCARARAWLQDRDFVSPEDIQAVAPNVLRHRLLLSYQAQAEGISTDDVIRQIISLVAVP; this comes from the coding sequence TGTCCTTGAACCGCTTTCAAACGCTTAGAAAATATTTAAACATGGTGATTTTAGGTCAACCTGTTTTGACCGAGAACTTAATGACAGCATTAGTCGCTGATGGTCATTTATTAGTCGAAGGCCCACCGGGGTTAGCCAAAACCCGCGCGGTAAAAGCATTATGCGATGGTATCCAAGGTAATTTTCAGCGGATCCAATTTACGCCTGACTTATTACCAGCCGATTTAACCGGAACCGATATTTACCGTTCGCAAACCGGTGAATTTGAATTCGAAAAAGGGCCTATTTTTCATAATCTGATCCTCGCTGATGAAATTAACCGCTCACCAGCAAAAGTGCAATCGGCATTATTAGAAGCGATGGCAGAAGGTCAAGTCACTGTTGGTAAGCAAAGCTACCCGCTATCAAAACTGTTTTTAGTCATGGCAACTCAAAATCCATTGGAAAATGAAGGGACTTACCCGCTGCCAGAGGCTCAACTCGACCGTTTTTTAATGCATTTGAACCTCGATTATCCAAGTGCTGAAACTGAGTTTCAAATCTTGCGTCAATCTCGTAAAGAAGCTCAAACTCACAAACAATTAAAAATGGAACCAATCAGCCAAGAAGATATTTTTGCTGCCCGTGATGCGTCATTGCAGCTCTACCTCGCTGAGCCGCTTGAAAAATATATTGTGGATATTGTAATGGCAACCCGCCAACCGCAACAATACAGCGATGAACTCGCTTCATGGCTGGAATATGGCGTAAGTCCCCGTGCTACCATTTCTCTTGAACGCTGTGCCCGTGCTCGTGCTTGGTTACAAGATCGTGACTTTGTCTCACCAGAAGACATACAAGCCGTAGCACCAAATGTACTGCGTCATCGCTTACTGCTCAGTTACCAAGCACAAGCTGAAGGCATCAGTACTGACGATGTTATACGTCAGATAATCAGTTTAGTCGCGGTACCCTAA